A genome region from Trachemys scripta elegans isolate TJP31775 chromosome 2, CAS_Tse_1.0, whole genome shotgun sequence includes the following:
- the LOC117871738 gene encoding putative protein FAM10A4: protein MDLRRLKKLQALVHLYRQDPDLLRAKQLSLLSDNVKIIGDPISLLQCNTSVEKTAEKEEESPETAESEESDLEIEDDGVIEPDLDDPQEMGDEYLEITNEMIEQVNEKREHTFAALNEGEFQKAIDLFTDAIRLNPHFNLLYVNRASVFVKLQKPNAAIRDCDRACELNPNSAESYKWKGLGHMLLEHWEEAAHDFTLECQLDYNEDTNAMLKKVQPRAGKIAAHQEQYEQIRELREIQERMERVKLALEEEERIQREENYWQDIIRKSHRQLTFFTTLLDPRVLIAFLDVVWNPENIYKYRDTQKLIKLTAKQD from the coding sequence ATGGATCTTAGGAGACTGAAAAAACTGCAAGCCCTGGTGCATTTATACAGACAGGATCCAGACCTCCTGAGGGCTAAGCAGCTAAGTTTACTGAGTGACAATGTGAAGATCATAGGAGATCCCATATCACTTCTTCAATGCAATACCTCTGTAGAGAAGACAGCCGAGAAGGAGGAGGAATCACCAGAGACAGCTGAGAGTGAGGAGAGTGATTTGGAAATTGAGGATGATGGTGTTATTGAACCAGATTTGGATGATCCCCAAGAAATGGGAGATGAATATTTGGAAATAACAAATGAGATGATAGAGCAGGTCAATGAAAAGAGGGAACACACCTTTGCTGCCCTGAATGAAGGTGAATTTCAGAAAGCCATTGACTTGTTCACGGATGCTATCAGGCTGAATCCTCACTTCAATCTCTTGTACGTTAACCGAGCCAGTGTCTTTGTGAAACTACAGAAGCCGAATGCTGCCATTAGAGACTGTGACAGAGCCTGTGAGCTTAACCCCAATTCAGCAGAGTCTTACAAGTGGAAAGGGCTTGGACACATGCTCCTGGAGCACTGGGAGGAGGCAGCCCATGACTTTACTTTGGAATGTCAACTGGATTACAATGAAGACACTAATGCCATGTTAAAGAAGGTGCAACCAAGGGCTGGGAAGATTGCTGCACATCAGGAGCAGTATGAGCAAATACGTGAGTTAAGGGAGATACAGGAAAGGATGGAGAGGGTGAAATTGGCcttggaagaggaagaaagaatccAGAGAGAGGAAAATTATTGGCAGGACATTATTAGAAAAAGTCACAGACAGCTGACATTTTTCACAACCTTACTAGATCCAAGAGTTCTGATTGCTTTCCTGGATGTTGTCTGGAACCCAGAAAACATTTACAAATACCGTGACACACAAAAGTTAATAAAGCTTACTGCAAAACAGGACTGA
- the LOC117871739 gene encoding putative protein FAM10A4: MDPKKITELQVLVDLYSQDPTLLTAKQLSFLWDSIASMGDTILCSVKHASAEKIFKEQGKQPEAAESEESDLEIEDDGVIEPDLDDPQEMGDEYLEITNEMINQANEKREHAFAALDEGEFQKAIDLFTDAIRLNPHFNLLYVNRASAFVKLQKPNAAIRDCDRACELNPNSAESYKWRGQAHMLLGHWEEAAQDFTLACQLDYNEDTNAMLKNAQSRADKIVNHRQMYERKRELKALHKMLGRVKLALEEQERTQKEEGTWQWMIRIWWKYFDFFTTILDPRIIIAWVDVTWNPDNIYKYQNDRKFMKLIGQYD; encoded by the coding sequence ATGGATCCGAAAAAAATTACTGAACTTCAGGTCTTGGTGGATCTCTACAGCCAGGATCCAACTCTTTTGACGGCCAAGCAATTGAGTTTCCTGTGGGACTCTATAGCGAGCATGGGAGATACCATATTATGTTCAGTGAAACATGCCTCTGCAGAGAAGATATTCAAGGAGCAAGGGAAACAACCCGAAGCAGCTGAGAGTGAGGAGAGTGACTTGGAAATTGAGGATGATGGTGTTATTGAACCAGATTTGGATGATCCCCAAGAAATGGGAGATGAATATTTGGAAATAACAAATGAGATGATAAACCAGGCCAATGAAAAGAGGGAACATGCCTTTGCTGCTCTGGATGAAGGTGAATTTCAGAAAGCCATTGACTTGTTCACGGATGCTATTAGGCTGAATCCTCACTTCAACCTCTTGTACGTTAACCGAGCCAGTGCTTTTGTGAAACTACAGAAGCCAAATGCTGCCATTAGAGACTGTGACAGAGCCTGTGAGCTTAACCCCAATTCAGCAGAGTCTTACAAGTGGAGAGGGCAAGCACACATGCTCCTGGGGCACTGGGAGGAGGCAGCCCAAGACTTTACCTTGGCATGCCAACTGGATTACAATGAAGATACCAATGCCATGCTAAAGAATGCACAATCAAGGGCTGATAAGATTGTTAACCATCGGCAAATGTATGAGCGTAAGCGTGAATTAAAGGCACTCCACAAGATGCTGGGAAGAGTAAAATTGGCCTTGGAAGAGCAAGAGAGAACCCAGAAAGAGGAAGGTACCTGGCAATGGATGATTAGAATCTGGTGGAAGTACTTTGACTTTTTTACAACCATTCTGGATCCAAGGATTATAATAGCATGGGTGGATGTGACCTGGAACCCAGATAACATTTACAAATACCAGAACGACCGCAAGTTCATGAAGTTGATTGGCCAGTATGACTGA